Proteins from a genomic interval of Zingiber officinale cultivar Zhangliang chromosome 1B, Zo_v1.1, whole genome shotgun sequence:
- the LOC122041078 gene encoding uncharacterized protein LOC122041078 — protein MQFIYVLPGWEGSAHDDRVLRDAISRPTWLKVPQGCYYLVDAGYCNSSGFLASYRGHRYHLNEFDGHRPKTPEEYFNMKHSRARNVIERCFDPQESIEDDEKSEDEESDDDDEVEYIRTIAPTNQRNAFRNNMAIEMFNSWRNGVFNMG, from the exons ATGCAATTTATATATGTGTTACCTGGATGGGAAGGTTCTGCTCACGACGATCGTGTTCTTCGTGATGCCATTAGTAGGCCTACTTGGCTTAAAGTACCTCAag GTTGTTACTACTTGGTGGATGCTGGTTATTGTAATTCTTCTGGATTTCTTGCATCTTATCGTGGACATAGGTATCATCTTAATGAGTTTGATGGTCATCGACCCAAGACTCCGGAAGAATATTTTAATATGAAGCACTCTCGAGCAAGAAATGTAATTGAGAGGTGTTTTG ATCCTCAGGAATCTATAGAGGATGATGAAAAAAGCGAAGATGAGGaaagtgatgatgatgatgaagtggAATACATACGAACAATTGCCCCAACTAACCAGCGGAATGCGTTCAGAAATAATATGGCAATTGAAATGTTTAATAGTTGGAGAAATGGAGTTTTTAATATGGGATGA
- the LOC121973202 gene encoding probable dolichyl pyrophosphate Man9GlcNAc2 alpha-1,3-glucosyltransferase, whose translation MFDDIHPMARKTEARGSAAAASGRHTPADVDGVAASSFLWSTTVLAPSTAVAVALFALLIRLLVSLGPYSGQGTPSMYGDYEAQRHWMEITLHTPTAEWYRNTAANNLSYWGLDYPPLTAYQSLAHAFLINASIPESLALSSSRGFESHKSKLAMRWTVLSSDLLVLFPAAIYFVSVYFRRNVGGDAKGRSSPWFLAMILLNPCLILIDHGHFQYNCISLGLTLGAIAAILSQKEITASILFCLAINHKQMSLYYAPAFFSHLLGKCFRRKNPIFEVLKLGLVVIGIFALVWWPYIHSVQSVMEVIHRLAPFERGVFEDYVANFWCSTSMLIKWKRIFTISTMRFICSIATILAFFPSFVQQIKSPSDLGFLYSLLNSSFSFYLFSYQVHEKSILLPLLPASLLALQEPTLFGWLINCSLLSMYPLVCRDKLSLQYGSVLALFALIFYAPHGKQHGRVDKSSTKRVALLTVGLICSAVLHLVYLGLEPPKRYPFLFEALIMSFCFSQFVIYTVYTNIKQWMLLDHSSLKMRVKKDS comes from the exons ATGTTCGACGACATCCACCCCATGGCTAGAAAGACGGAGGCCCGTGGATCGGCGGCGGCGGCATCGGGGAGGCATACTCCGGCCGACGTCGATGGGGTAGCTGCCTCGTCTTTTCTCTGGTCGACGACTGTTCTCGCGCCCTCCACGGCGGTAGCCGTGGCGCTTTTCGCCTTGCTGATCCGCTTGCTGGTGTCGCTCGGCCCGTACTCCGGCCAAGGAACGCCATCCATGTACGGGGACTACGAGGCCCAGAGGCACTGGATGGAGATCACTCTCCACACGCCGACCGCCGAGTGGTACCGCAACACCGCCGCAAACAATCTCTCTTATTGGGGCCTCGACTACCCACCGCTCACCGCGTACCAGAGTCTCGCCCACGCCTTCCTCATCAATGCTTCCATCCCTGAATCTCTTGCCCTCTCTTCCTCCCGTGGGTTCGAGTCCCATAAATC GAAGCTGGCAATGCGGTGGACGGTGTTGTCTTCGGACTTGCTTGTGCTCTTTCCGGCAGCCATCTACTTTGTATCGGTTTATTTTCGGCGCAATGTTGGCGGGGATGCGAAGGGACGGTCTTCCCCTTGGTTTCTTGCGATGATCTTACTGAATCCTTGcctgatcctcattgatcatggaCATTTTCAG tACAACTGCATCAGCCTTGGCTTAACACTGGGAGCCATAGCAGCTATTTTGTCCCAAAAGGAAATTACTGCTTCTATTCTCTTCTGTCTTGCAATCAATCATAAACAG ATGAGTTTATACTATGCACCTGCATTCTTTAGCCATCTGCTTGGCAAATGCTTCAGACGTAAAAATCCCATCTTTGAAGTCTTGAAACTTGGACTTGTGGTTATTGGAATTTTTGCACTTGTTTGGTGGCCTTACATACATTCTGTTCAGTCGGTGATGGAG GTGATTCACAGATTAGCTCCTTTTGAGAGGGGGGTGTTTGAAGATTATGTTGCCAATTTTTGGTGTAGCACCTCAATGCTTATAAAGTGGAAGAGGATATTCACAATAAGTACAATGAGATTTATATGTTCCATTGCAACAATTTTGGCATTTTTCCCGTCATTTGTTCAGCAGATAAAGTCTCCAAGTGATCTAGGTTTCCTCTATAGTTTGCTGAACAGCTCATTTTCATTTTACCTGTTCTCTTACCAAG TGCACGAGAAGTCAATTCTACTACCTCTTCTACCTGCGAGCCTCTTAGCACTCCAAGAACCTACCCTGTTTGGGTGGCTGATAAATTGTTCCCTATTATCAATGTACCCTCTCGTGTGTCGCGATAAATTGTCACTGCAATATGGATCTGTTCTTGCTCTGTTTGCTCTTATATTCTACGCTCCTCATGGAAAGCAGCATGGAAGGGTAGACAAGTCTTCGACAAAACGAGTAGCTCTTTTGACAGTAGGATTAATTTGTTCCGCGGTACTTCATTTGGTTTATTTAGGTTTAGAGCCTCCAAAGAGATATCCTTTTCTCTTTGAGGCCTTGATTATGTCTTTCTGCTTCTCTCAGTTTGTCATCTACACTGTGTACACCAATATCAAACAGTGGATGCTACTGGATCACTCTTCTCTCAAGATGAGAGTAAAGAAGGATTCTTGA
- the LOC121973214 gene encoding guanine nucleotide exchange factor subunit RIC1-like, whose translation MYMAYGWPQAIPIESDASTSSSPSDRVVYLKAINRLLLVVSSTHLELWSVSQHKVRLGKYFRDADSVEREGENLQAIWSSDTKSIAVLTSSSYLHIYKIHFSGKRLVIGGKQTPGPVLANILLVIIEKAPFSEKNLVTCNFVCDSKNMLLGLSDGQIQLVSWNGEFPSSFRLCCQPPHAVPDVSSTALIEATSVQESTQCCPRSSAIIQLELSSQLRLLVVLFSSCQIALCSISKKGLKQTQSIKAERWFNTEDAVCASVASDQQILAVGCSRGVVELYDLAENATLLRTISLYDWGYSKEDTGPVSCIAWTPDNCALAVGWKFRGVTVWSASGCRLMCTIRQTGLGSVSSPMVKPNQDLKFEPLFGGTSQVHWDEFGYKLYAIEERPLERILAFSFGKCCLNRGLSGTSYARQIIYGDDRVLIIQPDDTEELKIMHLNLPVSYISQNWPVLHVVASKDGMYLAVAGVHGLILYDLRFKKWRVFGDVTQEQKIECKGLLWLGKIIVVCNYIESSNTYELLFYPRYHLDQSSLLYRKTLLGKPIVMDVLQDYILVTYRPFDVHIFHVKISGELSPSSTPILQLSTVRELSIMTAKSHPASMRFIPEFTAENTSEKNNSQQPSRCLILRANGELSVIDLDDGHEQLLSNSVELFWVTGGHFEEKSNLIEEVSWLDYGHQGMQVWYPSPGVDPFIQEDFLQLDPELEFDREVYPLGLLPNIGVVVGVSQRMSFSACSEFPCFEPSPQAQTILHCLLRHLLQRGKNEEALRLACLSAEKPHFSHCLEWLLFTVFDAEISRQNATKDQLSSGMSSSGNSLLDKTCRLIKNFPEYLEVVVSVARKTDGRHWADLFSAAGRSTELFEECFQRRWYRTAACYILVIAKLEGPAVSQYCALRLLQATLDESLYELAGELVRFLLRSGREYENLATESDTLSPKFLGYFLFRSTSHKQSSDLRSNSFKELSPHIASVKNILESHATHLMSGKELSKLVAFVKGTQFDLVEYLQRERQGSARLENFASGLELIGQKLQMDTLQSRLDAEFLLAHMCSVKFKEWIVVLATLLRRAEVLVDLFRYDLRLWNAYSRTLQSHAAFHDYLDLLNMLEEQLASLSNLKLQNGSAAVSDPSSS comes from the exons ATGTACATGGCCTACGGATGGCCGCAGGCCATCCCCATTGAGAGTGACGCATCCACCTCCTCTTCCCCCTCCGATCGGGTCGTCTACCTCAAGGCCATCAATCGCCTCCTCCTCGTTGTCTCCTCCACTCACCTCGAGCTCTGGAGCGTCTCCCAG CACAAGGTGAGATTGGGCAAGTACTTCAGGGACGCCGACTCGGtcgaaagagagggagagaatctCCAAGCGATTtggagctctgataccaagtcGATCGCGGTTCTT ACTTCTTCATCATATTTACATATTTATAAAATCCACTTTTCTGGAAAAAGACTTGTGATTGGTGGCAAGCAAACACCTGGACCAGTTCTTGCTAATATCTTGCTGGTTATCATTGAAAAGGCACCCTTTTCAGAGAAAAATTTAGTAAC TTGCAATTTTGTATGTGATAGCAAAAACATGCTCCTTGGACTTTCTGATGGGCAAATACAACTTGTCTCATGGAATGGGGAG TTCCCTAGTAGCTTCAGACTTTGTTGCCAACCACCACATGCTGTACCAGATGTATCTTCAACTGCTCTTATAGAGGCGACTAGTGTTCAAGAGTCTACTCAGTGCTGTCCTAGAAGTTCAGCTATTATCCAGCTAGAGTTATCATCACAACTGAGATTGCTGGTAGTTTTGTTCTCCAGTTGCCAAATCGCTCTTTGTTCTATAAGTAAGAAAGGATTAAAGCAAACACAGTCTATTAAAGCTGAGAGATGGTTCAATACAGAGGATGCAGTGTGTGCTTCTGTAGCTTCTGATCAGCAGATCCTTGCAGTAGGATGTAGTAGAGGTGTTGTGGAGTTATATGACCTGGCAGAGAATGCAACACTTCTACGAACAATATCATTGTATGACTGGGG GTACTCTAAGGAGGATACAGGTCCTGTATCTTGTATAGCTTGGACACCAGATAATTGTGCATTAGCAGTGGGATGGAAGTTTAGAGGGGTTACAGTTTGGTCCGCATCTGGCTGCCGTCTTATGTGCACGATTCGTCAAACTGGATTGGGTTCAGTTTCATCTCCTATGGTTAAGCCTAATCAGGACTTGAAATTCGAACCTTTATTTGGTGGCACCTCACAAGTTCACTGGGATGAGTTTGGATACAAACTTTATGCAATTGAAGAAAGACCATTGGAGAGGATTTTAGCTTTTTCATTTGGAAAATGCTGCCTTAATAGAGGGCTTTCAGGCACTTCATATGCTCGGCAGATTATATACGGGGATGATAGAGTTCTCATCATACAGCCAGATGATACGGAAGAACTTAAAATTATGCACCTTAATCTACCA GTGTCTTATATATCTCAAAATTGGCCTGTTCTACATGTTGTTGCTAGCAAAGATGGTATGTACTTGGCAGTTGCAGGTGTTCATGGTCTCATCCTCTATGATTTGCGTTTCAAAAAATGGCGTGTCTTTGGAGATGTCACTCAAGAGCAGAAAATTGAGTGCAAAGGCTTGTTATGGCTTGGCAAGATTATTGTCGTGTGTAACTATATTGAATCTTCCAACAC GTATGAGTTGTTGTTTTATCCAAGATATCATCTTGATCAGAGCTCTTTACTTTATCGAAAGACGTTACTTGGGAAACCAATTGTCATGGATGTGCTCCAAGACTATATACTTGTTACTTATCGTCCATTTGATGTTCATATTTTTCATGTGAAGATTTCAGGAGAACTATCACCTTCTAGTACTCCAATTCTTCAG CTTTCTACAGTAAGGGAGCTTTCCATTATGACCGCAAAGAGCCATCCTGCATCAATGAGATTCATTCCTGAGTTCACAGCAGAAAATACATCAGAAAAGAACAATTCTCAACAACCCTCAAG ATGTTTAATACTGCGGGCAAATGGGGAACTTTCAGTTATTGATTTGGATGATGGACATGAGCAGTTGCTATCTAATTCAGTTGAACTATTTTGGGTTACTGGTGGCCATTTTGAAGAGAAGTCAAACCTCATTGAGGAAGTTTCCTGGCTAGACTATGGCCATCAAGGAATGCAG GTTTGGTATCCATCACCTGGAGTAGATCCTTTCATACAGGAGGATTTTTTGCAG CTGGATCCTGAACTTGAATTTGATCGAGAGGTTTATCCATTGGGCCTTCTTCCAAACATAGGGGTTGTGGTTGGTGTGTCTCAGAGGATGTCATTTTCAGCCTGCTCAGAGTTCCCATGCTTTGAGCCTTCACCTCAAGCTCAAACCATTTTGCATTGTCTCCTACGCCATCTTCTTCAG AGGGGCAAAAATGAAGAAGCATTGCGCTTGGCATGCCTTTCAGCAGAAAAACCTCACTTTTCACACTGCCTAGAGTGGCTTCTCTTTACTGTATTTGATGCTGAGATATCCAG GCAAAATGCAACCAAGGATCAGTTATCCTCAGGGATGTCATCTTCAGGCAATTCACTCTTAGATAAGACATGCAGATTAATAAAGAATTTTCCAGAATATTTGGAAGTTGTTGTTAGTGTTGCACGGAAAACAGATGGTCGCCATTGGGCTGATTTATTCTCTGCTGCTGGAAGATCAACTGA GTTGTTTGAAGAGTGCTTCCAACGAAGATGGTACAGGACAGCTGCTTGCTATATACTg GTTATAGCTAAATTAGAAGGTCCTGCTGTGAGCCAGTACTGTGCCCTTCGCCTACTTCAA GCAACACTTGATGAGTCTTTGTATGAACTTGCTGGTGAATTG GTACGGTTCTTGCTTAGATCTGGAAGAGAGTATGAAAATTTGGCTACAGAATCTGACACGCTGTCTCCTAAATTTCTGGGCTATTTTCTTTTTCGCTCGACATCCCACAAGCAATCATCTGACTTGAGAAG CAACTCATTCAAAGAGCTTAGCCCACATATTGCATCTGTTAAGAATATTTTAGAGAGCCATGCCACCCATTTGATGTCTGGAAAGGAACTTTCGAAGCTTGTAGCATTCGTTAAGGGTACACAATTTGATCTTGTG GAATATCTTCAGCGGGAAAGACAAGGCAGTGCTCGCTTGGAGAATTTTGCATCAGGTCTTGAACTAATTGGGCAAAAG CTCCAAATGGATACTCTCCAAAGCCGATTGGACGCCGAATTTCTTTTGGCACATATGTGCTCTGTCAAATTTAAGGAGTGGATTGTAGTTCTTGCTACTCTACTGAGGCGTGCAGAG